In the Primulina tabacum isolate GXHZ01 chromosome 7, ASM2559414v2, whole genome shotgun sequence genome, acattaatgttattttttaaaattaataaaattattttattaaaaagtaagattattttaaaaattagaataattatttaaataaggtaaaatatatttaaaacatatttatttaatatgaaaaaaatttaagatgATTGAGTGGACTGTGAGATCcataaataatgagttttaatgttaaaagaaacGTGAGGCCATCTCCAAccacaaaatctattttggtgcaAATTTTACACTAAAATAGTGCGCTTTCTGTACCAAATACAACATCTATCTTCAAAccatttacttcaaatcttacaccaaaaagaatattctcgaaatattctttttattttacatatattaattattatattttatttaatatatttaagttATGACtaatgttttattattaataaatttaaataataatatttaagtttataatttaattatacaacataaattaatttatatataatatgaattaatatacgaaaaatatttaaattgaaaaatatgaatGCAAATTCAAACACAATACAGATACAACTTCAAATATATTTTCCGGATTATTGATTATGTAGTTGTTTATcttctaaaaatatttttctttcgaTTATTGTGTTTGTATTGcatttatatttgaattatgtatttcaaatttcatttgtatttcaattatctttttcaatttaattatgaattgtattgttatattaatttttttgtatttttattaaattatattaattaaaaatcattaaatcaaattagtttttaaatattaataattaacataaataaaaaaatttaaaagcagGGCCCTCCTCTGCGCCAAATTGGCTGCACTATTTTGGTGAAATAGCGCAGCCCCCATTGGAGGAGTAAAAGCTGCACCAGCCTTGGAGATGCTATGAGTAAAAAATATATGTTGTTATAATGAGTATATGGCAGTGGACTCTACGATTTTTGATGAGTTTGTGGGTGTTATAATACTCAGCCATTGTAGGATGCTCTTACCTGTAATTTCTTATAATATtgtcaaatatataatttttattgatgtgatatttacgatttcatgtACATAGAAACCAATTATCAATGTAACATTGAATGTTACAAGAAAAATGGCAGATACTTTTTTCCTTCTCCCCAAACACGCGCTTGTATTTtaataagaaaaaataaaaattcagatAAATTTATGCCAGTAATTATACATTTTAACAAAAAAGTTAGTGtacataaaattatattttttattatcaaaacaattctaatatatatatatatatagctaaAAAAATGTATTATGGTTTATAATGTCATGCCAATGATGCTAGCATCTCTCTCTTGTTGATCCATACAAACCATAGAATGGCTTGTAGCGTCCCAAAATGTTCCCTTCTTCCTCCCCATTTCCCCCTAACAAACTACATATTTACATTATCCCACAGCCACAATGACCATTTTGGCGTTCTTTCCTCCTTCCACTTTCCCTTCTCTACGGCGAGAGAGGAGGGGAAAAGGCGATGGAAACCGTGAATGCACGCGGCGAAGCAATCGCTGCAAAACGGCAGCCACCctcctcctcttcttcttctaacctAAAACAAGGCATTGTTGCTGTGGAAAAAAGGGTTTCAGATCTTCTGGTTGGTTGGAGCGCCCTTCAGATGGCAGTTCAGAACGAGTGGGGTGGCCGTAATTCCGGGCTGAAATCAAAGAAACTTGGTTCTGATATACTCTTCTGGCTCTTTCATTCTCAAGGTAAGCCATATATGTATCTAGCAGTATCAGTATGCGAAATGCATGCAGTCTATGTTTgatcatattattttttaaaaacttaatagataaaatttgaattttttttaatttaaaagatCTGCCACTTTCCTAAAAATTATATAGATCCGTCCCATCATTTTTCAGCTTGAAAACGTTTGGAGGATGAAATTTTTATCTTCAAGAAATTTATATACagaatttcattatattttttgtttaaacTTGAAGAGGAATTCAAGAATTGGTTCATAGTGTGATAATACCCTCTGAATTACAGAATTACTTGAAGTAGAAGAATTGGAGAATCTGCTGCATGAAAGATTGTTACTAAGTTTCAACACAGAGATTGAGGATGGCAGCATAGAGGAGGTCtgtttattaatattattaatactGGCAATAATTATAAGTCCAAACAGTTCGTATTTAAAGCTCGAGTTTATGGGAGCCCATACATTAGGGGAGTCACAGTTTCGGTCTCCAATTTGTCCATTTTTATTTctagttcaaattattttcaaGTTGTGCACTAAGTTGGTCTTTGTATGTGCTTTGAATTTATTCATTTTCATCGGAGCACATACATGACGCGGCGAACGATGACACGACGTTGGAAATTGCTGACTTCTTTGATGTCATGTCGGTGCTCTGGTGAAAAAAGACTCAAAtcgaaaaaaaaatgtaaattagTTTATTAAAACTGTGACTTAACCGATAACAAgaccaaaaatgaaaatatagaaGTTATATAACCAAAAACATAATTTCGTCGTTGAAGAAAGGTATAACTATATGATCGAGTGCTTACCGTTTTACcaaaaagctatagctggtagtaatggtgcaactcaaatattttaaaccgcacaacagctcaagcaccatggttcgatcgctctaccaagctaacatggacaattattgcacccaacaataaTTTTGTTGCATTCCAAGAGTTTCGAAGCCTGATCTTTGAAACCGTGTATCCAAAAAATTTAGTTACAATATTGGAAAATGATGCATGTCACTGTTTTGTGTTTTGAGatacttaattattaattattacttaattcttttttttttgttaattgtaAAACAGGTCGCAGAACAGTTGATGTTATTGCGTGAAGAATATTTGCATGGTAATATTTATTCAACCAGATGATCAAGAACAACAAATATGGTGCCAAATTCCAAACCCTTTTATccatatattttatgttgttcaTCCGCagagctgatacgatgataccaTAAGATGCATGGTTGTTATCCATCAGATGATTTACGCCCGATGGGACATAGAATTTTGACCCGGCTAATCCAATGTCGAGTAACGGTTTTTTTTtgtcataaaatataaaaataattatgtatataaaCCTTATATTATTTACATTTGACAATGTGAAGTTATGCTAATTGATACGATAAGTTTTAATGCTTTAAATTTGGCTTTCCTTTTAGGTTATCTTGGACCAGATTTAATTTGTAAGTGATACTTGGACAGAAAGTACATATATTTACAAAGTTTGGATGGCTTAATTAATTGTGAGGTAataattttacttttaattAGTTTG is a window encoding:
- the LOC142550875 gene encoding uncharacterized protein LOC142550875 isoform X1 translates to METVNARGEAIAAKRQPPSSSSSSNLKQGIVAVEKRVSDLLVGWSALQMAVQNEWGGRNSGLKSKKLGSDILFWLFHSQELLEVEELENLLHERLLLSFNTEIEDGSIEEVAEQLMLLREEYLHGNIYSTR
- the LOC142550875 gene encoding uncharacterized protein LOC142550875 isoform X2, which codes for METVNARGEAIAAKRQPPSSSSSSNLKQGIVAVEKRVSDLLVGWSALQMAVQNEWGGRNSGLKSKKLGSDILFWLFHSQELLEVEELENLLHERLLLSFNTEIEDGSIEEVAEQLMLLREEYLHELIR